In Edaphobacter paludis, a single window of DNA contains:
- a CDS encoding glycoside hydrolase family 3 C-terminal domain-containing protein gives MNTALSPDQRADMVIGQMTLDEKIQFVHGTGWGISNVIDARSNGGAGFVPGIPRLHIPDINMTDSAVGICKAAIQGRYATLLPSTLGAAASWDPDGAFLYGSVIGREARALGFNMSIGGGVDITREPRNGRNFEYAGEDPVLAGTMTGELERGVKSEHVMSDIKHFALNDQETGRTVVNVLLDKRSMRESDLLAFEVAIGIAEPSAVMCSYNLVEGDHACENDYLLNQTLKKDFHFKGWVVSDWGATHSTVKSALNGLDQEMPGDDNYFNAPLKKAVEDGQVPMTRLNDMVHRILRSMFAAGVVDNPPIRSVVDPFRGRDDAQRIEEESIVLLKNSGNILPLKASAATSIALIGSHADVGVLSGGGSAQVDAPGGNVIDPKPGPSPWGESIYFPSSPLRYIRAKSPQSKVQFIDGKDAVAAAKLAGSCNLAIVFVTQPMTEAKDAATLSLPDNQDALVEAVAKANPNTIVVLETGGAVTMPWVQDVKGIVEMWYPGIGGAQALANILFGHVNPSGKLAVTFPKSDADLPHPTAPGLEPVSNGDSHHEVRPFDLTYTAGAEVGYKWFEATHRQPLFPFGFGLSYTTFAYSGLQIDNHARTARLTIKNTGFREGTEIAELYVALPSAALENYKRLVAWQRVTLAPGESKSLTLTMNPLYLSIFDVPKDAWQLLPGDYKVTVGPSSGQALLKATLHVRP, from the coding sequence ATGAACACGGCTCTTTCGCCGGATCAGCGGGCCGACATGGTGATCGGCCAGATGACCCTCGACGAAAAGATTCAATTCGTTCACGGAACCGGCTGGGGCATCTCGAATGTCATCGACGCTCGCTCCAACGGCGGTGCCGGCTTTGTTCCCGGTATCCCCCGTCTGCACATTCCCGACATCAACATGACTGACTCAGCCGTCGGAATCTGCAAGGCTGCGATTCAGGGCCGTTATGCTACGTTGCTGCCATCCACTCTAGGAGCGGCTGCAAGCTGGGACCCCGATGGGGCCTTCCTCTATGGATCGGTGATCGGGCGCGAGGCCCGCGCCCTCGGATTCAATATGTCCATCGGGGGCGGCGTCGATATCACCCGTGAGCCGCGCAATGGCCGCAACTTCGAATATGCCGGCGAAGATCCCGTGCTGGCTGGAACCATGACGGGCGAGTTGGAACGCGGCGTCAAATCCGAGCACGTCATGAGCGACATCAAGCACTTTGCACTTAACGACCAGGAGACCGGGCGAACCGTCGTCAACGTCCTGCTTGACAAGCGATCCATGCGCGAGTCCGACTTACTCGCCTTCGAGGTTGCTATAGGAATCGCCGAGCCATCAGCCGTGATGTGCTCCTACAATCTCGTCGAGGGCGATCATGCCTGTGAAAACGACTATCTTCTCAACCAGACACTGAAGAAGGACTTCCACTTCAAGGGCTGGGTCGTTTCGGATTGGGGTGCAACCCACAGCACAGTGAAGTCCGCGCTGAACGGCCTGGACCAAGAGATGCCGGGAGACGACAACTACTTCAATGCACCTCTCAAAAAGGCAGTTGAAGACGGCCAGGTTCCGATGACACGCCTCAACGACATGGTGCATCGCATTCTGCGCAGCATGTTCGCCGCGGGTGTCGTCGACAATCCTCCAATTCGCAGCGTGGTCGATCCGTTTCGTGGCCGTGATGATGCCCAGCGTATCGAAGAAGAGAGCATTGTGCTGCTCAAAAACTCCGGCAATATTCTGCCGCTCAAGGCCTCCGCCGCAACTTCCATTGCGCTCATAGGATCACACGCCGATGTTGGTGTCCTCTCCGGCGGCGGATCCGCGCAGGTGGATGCGCCCGGCGGCAACGTAATCGATCCAAAGCCCGGCCCCTCCCCCTGGGGAGAATCCATCTACTTCCCCTCGTCGCCGCTTCGCTATATCCGAGCGAAGTCGCCACAAAGCAAGGTTCAATTCATCGATGGAAAAGACGCTGTTGCTGCGGCAAAACTGGCTGGCTCCTGCAATCTGGCCATCGTCTTCGTCACCCAGCCGATGACGGAAGCCAAGGATGCGGCAACGCTATCCCTGCCTGACAATCAGGACGCTCTTGTAGAAGCAGTGGCCAAAGCCAATCCCAACACCATCGTTGTTCTCGAAACCGGTGGCGCCGTCACCATGCCCTGGGTGCAGGATGTCAAAGGAATCGTAGAAATGTGGTACCCCGGCATAGGAGGAGCACAGGCGCTTGCCAATATTCTCTTTGGCCACGTCAATCCTTCGGGCAAGCTCGCCGTCACTTTCCCAAAAAGCGACGCGGACCTGCCGCATCCAACCGCTCCCGGCCTTGAACCCGTCAGCAATGGAGACTCCCATCACGAGGTGCGTCCCTTCGACCTCACCTACACCGCAGGGGCCGAGGTCGGTTACAAGTGGTTTGAGGCGACCCATCGACAGCCGCTATTCCCGTTCGGCTTCGGGCTTTCGTACACCACCTTCGCCTACTCCGGCCTCCAGATCGATAACCATGCGCGTACGGCTCGCCTCACTATAAAGAACACGGGATTTCGCGAAGGTACTGAGATCGCCGAGCTGTATGTTGCGCTTCCGTCCGCTGCACTCGAGAATTACAAGCGACTCGTCGCATGGCAGCGGGTCACGCTTGCGCCTGGAGAATCGAAGAGCCTCACCCTGACCATGAATCCGCTCTATCTCTCTATCTTCGACGTCCCCAAAGACGCATGGCAACTTCTGCCCGGCGACTATAAGGTGACGGTGGGTCCATCCTCCGGCCAAGCTCTCCTGAAAGCCACCCTACACGTGCGCCCATAA
- a CDS encoding HD domain-containing protein, whose amino-acid sequence MGTNAQQAIPRGNIFPHCYWPFNHIEGIYPGEVASSAVTVSVFARLLLCELRHRRDSKSRESGSAARVWIATRTVGDGPVSSREEFEARVTPEARFARAIDRLQPLLHNYYTRGLSWKQHGISAVQVRKVMSVIDEASRPLGELAAAIIEDSVDRGFLPETSS is encoded by the coding sequence ATGGGTACAAACGCCCAACAGGCAATTCCGCGGGGGAACATATTCCCTCATTGCTACTGGCCATTCAATCATATCGAGGGTATCTATCCGGGGGAAGTTGCCTCATCTGCCGTCACTGTGTCTGTTTTCGCACGTCTATTGCTATGTGAGTTGCGCCACCGGAGGGACAGCAAGTCGAGAGAAAGTGGCAGCGCGGCGCGTGTTTGGATTGCTACCAGAACCGTTGGCGACGGACCTGTATCGAGCCGGGAGGAATTCGAGGCTCGCGTCACTCCCGAAGCACGTTTCGCACGCGCAATTGACCGCTTGCAGCCACTTCTTCACAACTACTACACACGCGGCTTAAGTTGGAAGCAACATGGGATTTCGGCAGTGCAGGTTCGAAAAGTCATGTCAGTCATTGACGAAGCGTCAAGGCCCCTTGGAGAACTTGCCGCCGCAATCATCGAAGATTCTGTCGATCGAGGTTTCCTTCCCGAGACAAGCAGCTAA
- a CDS encoding PLP-dependent aminotransferase family protein yields MSKRGNLTADNISPLPASRSVGKAFRAYEPAIDLFPVDLWSRIAGRVVRRAPRSLYGQGDAHGYAPLRKAIAEYVGSARSVRCEPDQVIITAGAQQALDLVARLLLDPGDVVLMEDPGYPGAVSAFKAGGGRVVPVPVDEQGIKIATVPRHHQKAQLIYTTPANQFPLGITMSLPRRLQLLNWAIDKGAWIVEDEFDAEYRYFGRPVPALQSLDRSGTVIYVGTFTKMLFNSLRLGFLVLPQRLVEAFASARFLIDRHSPTLEQAILAEFILDGHFGHHIRRMRQIYSERVSVLVEAAKNRLSGRLNVDLAPSGMRTIGWLQGAELDQTVAGRARAQGLEIAALSQFAIRSHQPNGLMLGFAGCTPDELRRGVDVLASVLN; encoded by the coding sequence TTGTCCAAGAGAGGCAATCTCACGGCCGACAATATTTCTCCACTTCCTGCGTCTCGTTCTGTGGGCAAGGCATTTCGGGCATACGAGCCGGCAATCGATCTGTTTCCGGTCGACCTTTGGTCGCGAATTGCAGGCAGAGTAGTACGTCGCGCGCCGAGATCGCTTTACGGACAAGGCGATGCGCATGGATATGCGCCGCTTCGGAAAGCTATTGCCGAATATGTGGGAAGCGCCCGGAGTGTGCGCTGTGAACCTGATCAAGTCATCATCACTGCGGGAGCGCAACAGGCGCTCGATCTTGTGGCTCGTCTGCTGCTGGACCCCGGCGACGTGGTGTTGATGGAAGATCCCGGCTATCCAGGTGCTGTTTCCGCTTTCAAAGCGGGTGGTGGCCGCGTTGTGCCAGTACCCGTCGATGAGCAAGGAATCAAAATCGCAACGGTTCCGCGCCATCACCAAAAGGCACAATTGATTTATACAACACCTGCCAATCAGTTTCCGCTTGGTATCACGATGTCGCTTCCGCGCCGACTGCAACTGCTGAATTGGGCGATCGACAAAGGGGCATGGATTGTGGAAGACGAATTTGACGCAGAGTATCGTTACTTCGGACGGCCGGTCCCCGCGCTACAGAGTCTCGATCGATCCGGAACCGTAATTTATGTCGGAACATTTACCAAGATGCTGTTCAATTCTCTGCGCCTTGGTTTCCTCGTGCTCCCTCAGCGGCTCGTTGAAGCATTTGCGTCTGCTCGCTTCCTGATCGACCGCCATTCGCCGACATTGGAGCAGGCAATCCTGGCAGAGTTTATCCTCGACGGGCACTTCGGACACCACATCCGGCGCATGCGCCAGATCTATTCAGAACGAGTCAGCGTCCTGGTTGAAGCTGCCAAGAACCGATTGAGTGGGCGGCTAAATGTAGATCTTGCACCCTCGGGAATGCGGACGATCGGCTGGCTTCAAGGAGCCGAACTCGACCAAACTGTCGCGGGGCGCGCCCGCGCTCAGGGCCTCGAAATCGCAGCGCTCTCACAGTTCGCCATTCGAAGTCACCAACCTAATGGCTTGATGCTGGGTTTCGCCGGATGTACTCCTGACGAATTGCGGCGCGGGGTGGATGTGCTCGCATCGGTATTGAATTGA
- a CDS encoding SRPBCC family protein, protein MTLATEAGTEKHFVNPALLTIIFDIEASSDRVFTVLCNVERWPEWTSTMSSVRRIDDGPLSVGSRAQVRQPGLRPAIWQVTEMEPGRSFSWATRSPGVHVTGRHLIEKRGASSRVTLSIEFAGLLGPVVSRLFRKMNERYLTTEAESLKTRSES, encoded by the coding sequence ATGACTCTGGCAACTGAAGCAGGAACGGAAAAACACTTTGTAAATCCTGCCTTGCTTACCATCATCTTCGATATCGAGGCATCGTCCGATCGAGTGTTCACGGTGCTATGCAATGTTGAGCGCTGGCCCGAATGGACTTCAACGATGTCGAGTGTTCGACGAATTGATGACGGCCCTTTATCGGTGGGAAGTCGGGCGCAGGTTCGACAACCCGGATTGCGCCCGGCAATTTGGCAAGTCACCGAAATGGAACCAGGAAGGAGTTTTAGTTGGGCCACTCGCAGCCCTGGAGTGCACGTTACGGGGCGCCACCTCATCGAGAAGCGTGGGGCAAGCAGTAGGGTGACGCTGTCAATCGAATTCGCGGGGCTTCTAGGGCCGGTGGTCTCCCGCCTGTTTCGCAAGATGAACGAGCGGTACCTCACGACCGAGGCCGAGAGCCTCAAAACGCGCAGCGAAAGCTGA
- the nadA gene encoding quinolinate synthase NadA, giving the protein MIILGHFYQRDEIVRHADFLGDNFQLAHAAKSRPEAGYIVFCGVHFMAQTAAVLSGPDQKVILPNLAAGCSMADIADIDSIWDCWEDLTAFLDYEAGGKQRVLPVTYMNSAAGIEILKDACWHVLNADVVVMASGGAGQVFLHTTNPRCATGDGFAMAFRAGAENCGCGVLPIPSNRTCGGVNVPLFRGSAW; this is encoded by the coding sequence GTGATCATACTCGGTCACTTCTACCAAAGAGACGAAATCGTCCGCCACGCGGACTTTCTCGGCGATAACTTTCAGCTGGCTCACGCTGCCAAGAGCCGTCCAGAGGCAGGATACATCGTCTTTTGCGGCGTTCACTTCATGGCGCAGACGGCCGCAGTCCTTTCCGGTCCAGATCAGAAAGTAATTCTCCCAAACCTAGCGGCCGGTTGCTCTATGGCCGACATTGCAGACATCGATTCCATATGGGATTGCTGGGAGGATCTCACCGCTTTCCTGGACTACGAGGCTGGCGGGAAGCAGCGAGTGCTGCCGGTGACGTATATGAATTCTGCGGCGGGCATCGAAATCCTAAAGGATGCATGTTGGCATGTCCTGAACGCCGATGTTGTTGTGATGGCGAGTGGTGGCGCTGGTCAGGTCTTTCTCCACACTACAAACCCGCGTTGTGCGACTGGCGATGGATTTGCGATGGCATTTCGCGCCGGGGCGGAGAATTGCGGATGTGGAGTTCTACCAATTCCATCCAACCGCACTTGCGGTGGGGTCAACGTTCCTCTGTTCAGAGGCAGTGCGTGGTGA
- a CDS encoding FAD-binding protein: MGSTFLCSEAVRGEGAVLVNAAGQRFMQSVHPDAELAPRDVVARGIAVEMAAQGGRAVCLDASVVEAKHGAGFLAHRFPTIDRAVKERGLDWAHEPIPVTPAAHYWMGGVRTDPLGRTSIPGLFAVGGVACTGVHGANLLASNSLLESAVFAWQAAQFWNSNNYDPISKNEEPNHAIRFYEREAVLTTHVDRLALPFPHRVAHRRDFPIASTAWHVRSSTRGGLC, from the coding sequence GTGGGGTCAACGTTCCTCTGTTCAGAGGCAGTGCGTGGTGAAGGCGCCGTGCTGGTGAACGCTGCCGGGCAACGGTTCATGCAGAGCGTCCATCCCGATGCCGAGTTGGCGCCGCGAGACGTTGTGGCACGTGGCATTGCAGTCGAGATGGCGGCCCAAGGTGGCCGGGCAGTCTGTCTGGATGCCTCTGTAGTGGAGGCAAAGCATGGCGCGGGATTCCTCGCGCATCGCTTTCCGACCATTGACCGTGCGGTGAAGGAGCGCGGGCTCGATTGGGCACACGAACCAATCCCTGTTACGCCAGCTGCTCACTATTGGATGGGTGGAGTTCGCACAGACCCGTTGGGGCGTACGAGCATTCCTGGGCTGTTTGCGGTAGGAGGGGTGGCGTGCACCGGAGTGCACGGCGCCAATCTGCTTGCTTCCAATTCACTCCTTGAGAGTGCAGTCTTTGCATGGCAAGCGGCCCAATTCTGGAACAGCAACAACTACGACCCAATATCAAAGAATGAAGAGCCGAACCATGCGATCCGGTTCTACGAACGCGAAGCGGTTCTCACAACGCATGTCGATCGTCTCGCACTCCCTTTCCCGCACCGAGTCGCGCACCGTCGTGACTTTCCTATCGCAAGCACCGCATGGCACGTTCGCTCGTCTACTCGCGGCGGCCTGTGTTGA
- a CDS encoding carboxymuconolactone decarboxylase family protein has product MQSRLEIQKVAPQAYRTMAALETYVRNSGLEEALILLVKLRASQINGCSYCIDMHTKDARANGESEQRLYALSAWRETPFFTDRERAALNWTEALTLISQSQAPDSIYEEVRERFSELELVNLTMTIVTINGWNRICVGFRKVPGTYEPASKHP; this is encoded by the coding sequence ATGCAATCAAGACTGGAGATTCAAAAGGTCGCGCCGCAGGCATACCGCACAATGGCGGCGCTGGAAACATACGTTAGAAACTCCGGGCTGGAAGAAGCCCTGATTCTACTTGTAAAGCTGCGTGCATCGCAGATCAACGGTTGTTCGTACTGCATCGACATGCACACAAAGGATGCACGTGCGAACGGCGAATCGGAGCAGCGTTTGTATGCGCTCAGTGCTTGGCGGGAAACTCCGTTCTTCACTGACCGGGAACGGGCGGCGCTCAACTGGACCGAGGCGCTCACCTTGATCAGCCAGAGCCAGGCGCCGGACAGCATCTATGAAGAGGTGCGGGAACGGTTCAGTGAATTGGAACTAGTCAACCTGACAATGACCATCGTCACGATCAATGGCTGGAATCGTATTTGCGTCGGATTCAGAAAGGTCCCCGGAACGTATGAGCCGGCTTCGAAGCACCCATGA
- a CDS encoding FAD-dependent monooxygenase, with translation MKNNRNKVDILIVGAGPVGLFLANECARRGLQYRIVEERSSQSEYSKALAIFPRTLEIFDMAGIVNPFLDVANPVKSVAVVTRDITLARLRFEPEESPYGFVAMVPQNVTERLLVEELKHRGGMVEYNTAFFSATQQDGNVVVTLDHNGEVERITASFVVGCDGAHSKVRKTLNVPLEGGDYETPFMLADIETNDALPGDELQLCPSEFGPVAIFPMSATRRRIVATIEQPQGDAPNLELVQKILHERASREIEAHALHWSSYFRIHHRHAAKLRDARIFIAGDAAHIHSPFGGQGMNTGLHDVWNLIWKLDLHLQGYRSEELLNSYAEERIPVIKSVIQTTDLLTKAMGTSSVIAQALRDAAIPIVSRLAPFQHAFVERLSGLGIAYRSSPIIEGSGERYLDDSMRGGNGICGRFLLVTQGTEDPSITDAAKLICSEFDDLVEWKSSRADPPKNGVKLVRPDGYLAFSSRCDDGLAAMSSVRSILMRVAAQPQVATA, from the coding sequence ATGAAAAACAACCGGAACAAGGTAGATATCTTGATCGTCGGTGCTGGACCTGTGGGCCTGTTCCTGGCAAATGAATGTGCTCGTCGAGGTCTGCAGTACCGCATCGTCGAAGAGCGCTCATCGCAGTCAGAATATTCCAAAGCGCTGGCCATTTTTCCGCGGACACTTGAGATCTTCGACATGGCGGGGATTGTAAACCCGTTCCTCGATGTTGCTAACCCGGTGAAGTCGGTGGCCGTAGTGACCCGCGATATAACGCTTGCCCGTTTGCGTTTCGAACCCGAGGAAAGCCCGTATGGATTCGTCGCAATGGTTCCACAGAACGTTACTGAAAGATTACTGGTTGAAGAGCTGAAACATAGAGGCGGAATGGTCGAGTACAACACAGCATTCTTCTCCGCCACGCAACAAGATGGTAATGTCGTCGTCACTCTCGATCACAACGGCGAGGTCGAAAGGATCACAGCTTCGTTCGTCGTCGGATGCGACGGGGCGCATAGCAAGGTCCGGAAAACGTTAAATGTTCCCCTCGAAGGAGGAGACTACGAGACTCCGTTCATGCTTGCCGATATTGAGACGAACGACGCTCTTCCCGGTGACGAACTGCAATTATGCCCAAGTGAATTCGGACCGGTCGCCATCTTTCCAATGAGCGCAACCCGTCGACGCATTGTGGCAACCATCGAGCAGCCGCAGGGAGATGCGCCCAACTTGGAACTCGTTCAGAAGATATTGCACGAACGGGCGTCTCGCGAGATTGAGGCTCATGCTCTCCACTGGAGCAGCTATTTCCGCATCCACCACCGGCACGCGGCCAAGCTGCGCGACGCACGGATCTTCATCGCAGGAGACGCCGCACACATTCACAGTCCATTTGGTGGACAGGGAATGAACACAGGCTTGCACGATGTCTGGAACTTGATTTGGAAGCTTGACCTGCACCTCCAGGGTTATCGATCTGAAGAACTCCTCAATAGCTACGCAGAAGAACGGATTCCCGTAATCAAGAGCGTCATCCAAACAACTGATCTTCTGACTAAGGCGATGGGGACATCAAGTGTGATCGCTCAGGCCCTGCGTGATGCTGCGATACCCATCGTTTCACGCTTAGCCCCCTTTCAGCACGCTTTTGTGGAGCGACTCTCGGGACTTGGCATCGCCTATCGTTCAAGTCCAATTATTGAGGGATCGGGCGAACGGTACTTGGACGATTCCATGCGTGGTGGTAATGGAATCTGCGGGCGCTTTTTGCTGGTTACCCAAGGCACCGAAGATCCGTCAATTACCGACGCAGCGAAGCTGATCTGCTCGGAATTCGATGATCTTGTCGAGTGGAAATCGTCGCGAGCTGACCCGCCAAAAAATGGGGTCAAGCTTGTCAGGCCCGACGGCTATCTGGCGTTCTCTTCACGGTGCGATGATGGCCTCGCTGCTATGAGTTCGGTACGGTCAATCCTGATGCGGGTGGCCGCACAACCGCAAGTTGCCACCGCTTAG
- a CDS encoding class I SAM-dependent methyltransferase: MTQPQNIYDNPEFFQGYRELRESGSSLNNILEQPALWSMLPASLTGMRVLDLGRGFGNFARKARQGGARQVLGIDISKQMLAYARELTLDDGIQYRRASIEALDLGSQRFDLTVSSLALHYVRNYAAAVVRVALLLKERGRFVFSVEHPICTAMAQQQWTRDDAGQALSWPVDQYQSEGERQTKWFVDKVAKYHRTIETYVSVLIENGFCLRGLREPKPAVATSPLIPDLDLHRRRPPFLVLSADLQSASPRNEQATNHNRRSA; this comes from the coding sequence ATGACGCAACCTCAGAATATCTACGATAATCCAGAGTTCTTTCAAGGCTATCGGGAGCTTCGTGAAAGCGGCTCCAGTTTGAACAATATTCTCGAGCAACCAGCACTTTGGTCCATGCTCCCAGCGTCGCTGACTGGAATGCGCGTGCTCGATTTGGGGCGCGGTTTCGGCAACTTTGCCCGAAAGGCGCGACAAGGTGGGGCACGGCAAGTCCTTGGTATCGACATCTCAAAACAAATGCTTGCCTATGCAAGAGAATTAACCCTTGACGATGGAATCCAGTATCGCCGTGCCAGTATCGAAGCACTCGATTTGGGTAGCCAGCGTTTCGATCTGACCGTGTCGTCTCTCGCACTTCACTACGTCAGAAACTATGCAGCCGCAGTTGTGCGCGTGGCGCTTCTTCTGAAGGAAAGAGGGCGGTTCGTATTCTCAGTCGAGCATCCGATCTGTACAGCAATGGCCCAACAGCAATGGACACGAGACGACGCTGGCCAGGCGCTGTCTTGGCCCGTCGACCAATATCAGTCTGAAGGTGAGAGGCAGACCAAGTGGTTCGTAGACAAAGTTGCGAAATATCACCGCACGATCGAAACGTACGTGAGCGTGCTTATCGAAAATGGATTTTGCCTGCGCGGCCTCCGCGAGCCGAAACCCGCAGTTGCGACGTCACCCTTGATTCCCGACTTGGATCTGCACCGGCGTCGCCCCCCGTTTCTAGTTCTTTCGGCCGACCTACAAAGCGCAAGTCCTCGAAATGAGCAGGCAACAAATCATAATCGGAGATCAGCGTGA
- a CDS encoding alpha/beta hydrolase: MKKNRCFHGCALFVSLLACQCVAQTQTIQSTAAAEQPQQKMMSRQKVTDIIAASRKIVSPNGVEELLPVQINGITQWLSIRGRDRRNPILLFLHGGPGSPTMPADYTFQSPWEDYFTVVQWDQRGAGKTYASNDPKALASTMTVEQMTSDAEQVVLYLQKNYGKKKIFLLGHSWGTVLGVALAQRHPDWFYAYLGVGQVVNDEKSEEEGYQFAMQQAKSHNNLEAEKELTALAPYPGKLTFDRIGEERKWLMYYGGLTYGRTNFSYDGNAWSLSPDYTQKDLDLVNDGSFFSVTYLLGALEAVDYDSVTNFKCPIFLFEGRHDYTTSHTLAAEWFARIHAPSKKFVWFNNSAHMVMQEEPGRFLYHLITDVRPLAAKAGDVPPGDEQSVSLQQQ; the protein is encoded by the coding sequence GTGAAAAAGAATCGTTGTTTCCACGGTTGTGCGCTTTTTGTATCTTTACTGGCCTGCCAATGCGTCGCGCAGACGCAGACAATTCAATCCACTGCAGCGGCGGAACAGCCTCAGCAGAAAATGATGTCGCGGCAGAAGGTGACGGACATCATCGCTGCATCGCGGAAGATCGTCTCGCCGAATGGCGTCGAAGAACTTCTGCCTGTACAGATCAATGGGATCACGCAGTGGTTATCTATTCGCGGTCGAGATCGTCGCAACCCAATTCTGCTATTTCTCCATGGCGGACCGGGATCTCCGACAATGCCCGCCGACTACACCTTTCAGAGCCCGTGGGAAGACTACTTTACCGTCGTGCAATGGGATCAGCGTGGCGCCGGAAAGACCTACGCCTCCAACGATCCCAAAGCGCTCGCTTCGACCATGACGGTGGAGCAAATGACGAGCGACGCGGAACAGGTCGTTCTGTACCTGCAGAAAAACTATGGCAAGAAGAAGATTTTTCTGCTGGGCCATTCCTGGGGAACCGTCCTTGGTGTTGCTTTAGCTCAACGACATCCTGATTGGTTCTATGCCTATCTGGGAGTCGGGCAGGTAGTGAATGACGAAAAGAGCGAGGAAGAGGGTTACCAATTTGCCATGCAGCAAGCGAAGTCCCATAACAACCTTGAAGCAGAAAAAGAGTTGACAGCGCTCGCTCCATATCCAGGAAAGCTTACGTTCGACCGGATCGGGGAGGAGCGCAAATGGCTGATGTACTACGGCGGATTGACCTACGGGCGGACCAATTTCTCCTACGACGGTAATGCATGGTCTCTCTCTCCTGACTACACACAGAAGGATCTGGATCTTGTGAACGATGGCAGTTTCTTCTCTGTGACGTACCTTCTTGGAGCGCTCGAGGCCGTGGATTATGATTCCGTGACAAATTTCAAGTGTCCGATCTTTCTTTTTGAAGGACGGCACGACTATACGACGTCTCATACACTGGCGGCGGAGTGGTTCGCGCGCATCCATGCTCCGTCAAAGAAGTTCGTGTGGTTCAATAACTCCGCTCACATGGTGATGCAGGAAGAACCTGGGCGCTTTCTCTACCACCTGATCACCGATGTCCGTCCCTTGGCTGCGAAGGCTGGGGATGTCCCACCGGGTGATGAGCAAAGCGTCTCTTTGCAGCAGCAGTAG
- a CDS encoding DUF4113 domain-containing protein, producing MLNELIDAKASSAQMFPPRDPQKSARLMNAMDNISGRLGPGMVIPAVSGIDRRWRAKAEFLSPRYTTRLEERNRD from the coding sequence ATGTTGAACGAGTTGATTGATGCGAAAGCCTCATCGGCTCAGATGTTCCCTCCGCGTGATCCGCAGAAATCAGCACGGCTGATGAACGCGATGGATAACATTAGCGGCCGTTTGGGACCAGGGATGGTAATTCCGGCTGTGTCTGGCATCGACCGGCGCTGGAGGGCCAAAGCAGAATTCCTGTCGCCGCGCTATACGACCCGGCTAGAAGAAAGAAATCGTGACTGA
- a CDS encoding HAMP domain-containing sensor histidine kinase, translated as MHEINNPLDAAGNLAYLIDEEAENPAKVRQYARLLAEQLATVRQIATRTLTFYRKSSEMKPIDLILVAEAALRVHQHKISTNSLQVRKVFPEKAAINGHAGEMLQVLSNLVGNALDALPIGGSLALSIRKAGQEIHIMVADNGHGIPESILSQIFEPFFTTKQDLGTGLGLAISKSIVEGHHGRLKTRSSIRQGRSGTAFRISLPAC; from the coding sequence ATGCACGAGATCAATAATCCTCTTGACGCGGCCGGAAATCTTGCCTATTTGATTGACGAGGAAGCCGAAAATCCAGCAAAGGTGCGCCAATATGCACGCTTGCTTGCAGAGCAGCTCGCAACCGTAAGACAAATCGCAACGAGAACGCTCACTTTCTATCGAAAGTCTTCGGAGATGAAGCCGATCGATCTGATCCTGGTCGCAGAGGCGGCGCTTCGCGTACATCAACACAAAATTTCAACAAACAGCCTGCAGGTTCGGAAGGTATTTCCCGAAAAAGCAGCTATCAACGGGCACGCCGGGGAGATGCTCCAGGTCCTATCCAATCTTGTTGGGAATGCGTTAGATGCCCTTCCAATTGGAGGATCGCTAGCGCTCAGTATTCGAAAAGCAGGACAAGAGATTCACATTATGGTCGCTGACAACGGCCACGGAATCCCAGAATCGATTCTCTCTCAGATATTCGAGCCATTTTTCACCACCAAGCAGGATCTGGGAACAGGTTTAGGCCTGGCTATCTCGAAGTCGATCGTCGAAGGCCATCACGGCAGATTGAAGACCCGAAGCAGTATTCGACAGGGCAGGAGTGGCACAGCATTTCGAATCTCCTTGCCAGCTTGCTAG